A single window of Anaerocolumna chitinilytica DNA harbors:
- the smpB gene encoding SsrA-binding protein SmpB, whose protein sequence is MAKDSIKMIANNKKARFDFFIEETFEAGIVLHGTEVKSLRMGKCSVKESFIRIENGEVYIYGMHISPYEKGNIFNKDPLRIKKLLLHNYEINKMMGKVAQKGYTVVPLTVYLKGSLVKVEIGLARGKKLYDKREDIAKKDQRREAEKDFKVKNLY, encoded by the coding sequence ATGGCAAAAGACAGTATCAAAATGATAGCAAACAATAAAAAAGCCAGATTTGACTTCTTCATTGAAGAAACCTTTGAGGCAGGTATTGTATTGCATGGAACAGAGGTAAAATCCTTGAGAATGGGAAAATGCAGCGTAAAAGAGTCCTTTATCCGTATTGAAAACGGAGAAGTATATATTTACGGCATGCATATCAGTCCTTATGAAAAAGGTAATATTTTTAATAAGGATCCTCTCAGAATTAAAAAGCTATTGCTTCATAATTATGAAATTAATAAAATGATGGGTAAGGTGGCACAAAAAGGATACACAGTTGTGCCCCTGACCGTTTACTTAAAAGGCAGTCTTGTAAAGGTAGAGATAGGTCTGGCACGAGGCAAAAAGCTTTATGATAAGAGAGAAGATATAGCGAAAAAAGATCAGAGAAGAGAAGCAGAGAAGGATTTTAAAGTCAAGAATCTATATTAA
- the rnr gene encoding ribonuclease R, whose product MDKILLEERKKILLEFISSTEYKPMKLKEMATILQVPRNEKSDFREVLEALAADGKIEADNAGKYRVSDNNTKTGTFSGTQRGFGFVIVEGEEDDIFIPENATKGALHNDKVLVSVREGQKGKRKEGEVLRILERSNSTVVGTFEQSKNYGFVIPDNTKFGKDIFIQKEHTKGAVNGHKVVVKLTNFGDKLKNPEGKIIEILGHINDPGVDIKSVIAAYNLPLEFPKEVLDQVETTEEEIDKAELVGRTDLRNLPTVTIDGEDAKDLDDAITLSKEGNIYHLGVHIADVSHYVRENTPLDKEALSRGTSVYLVDRVIPMLPHKLSNGICSLNAGSDRLALSCIMDIDDKGTVIGHEIAETVICVDRRMTYTSVKKILEEEDEAEIEKYEDFVPMFRLMEELAEILREKRSKRGSIDFDFPESKIVLDKDGRPIDIKPYDRNKATKIIEDFMLIANETVAEDYFWQEIPFVYRVHENPDSDRIKELGIFINNFGYSIRINQEDIHPKELQKLLRKIEGTSEEALISRLTLRSMKRAKYSSESDGHFGLAAKYYCHFTSPIRRYPDLQIHRIIKENLRGKLSDTRYNHYDKILPDVARQASITERRADDAERDVLKLKKVEYMSDHIGEEFEGVISGITNWGMYVELPNTVEGLVRVSDMEDDFYVYDEEKYSMTGEHTRKSYKLGQKVRVEVVDTDKWQKVIDFRLIEEL is encoded by the coding sequence ATGGATAAAATATTATTAGAAGAAAGAAAAAAAATTCTGCTTGAATTTATAAGCAGTACAGAATACAAACCAATGAAATTAAAAGAAATGGCGACAATTTTGCAGGTACCAAGAAATGAAAAAAGTGATTTCAGAGAAGTACTGGAAGCTTTAGCCGCTGATGGTAAAATTGAGGCGGATAATGCAGGCAAATACAGGGTATCGGATAATAATACAAAAACTGGAACATTTTCAGGTACTCAGAGGGGGTTTGGATTTGTAATAGTCGAAGGGGAAGAGGATGATATCTTTATACCGGAGAATGCTACAAAAGGGGCTCTTCATAATGACAAGGTACTTGTAAGTGTAAGAGAAGGGCAAAAAGGTAAAAGAAAAGAAGGAGAAGTCCTTCGGATATTGGAGCGCAGTAATTCAACCGTTGTAGGTACCTTTGAACAAAGCAAGAATTATGGATTTGTTATTCCCGATAATACCAAATTCGGGAAAGATATCTTTATTCAAAAGGAGCATACCAAAGGGGCTGTTAACGGACATAAAGTAGTTGTGAAACTTACGAACTTTGGCGATAAACTAAAGAACCCGGAAGGTAAAATCATAGAAATTCTGGGCCATATCAATGACCCGGGAGTTGATATCAAGTCGGTTATCGCAGCTTATAATCTGCCCTTGGAGTTTCCGAAAGAAGTGTTAGATCAAGTAGAGACAACAGAAGAAGAAATTGATAAAGCGGAGCTTGTTGGACGAACAGATTTAAGAAACCTTCCTACGGTAACAATTGACGGAGAAGATGCAAAAGATTTGGATGACGCCATTACTCTTTCAAAAGAAGGTAATATCTATCATCTGGGTGTTCATATTGCGGACGTTTCCCATTACGTAAGGGAGAATACGCCTTTGGATAAGGAAGCATTAAGCCGTGGAACCAGCGTGTATTTAGTGGATCGTGTAATCCCGATGCTGCCTCATAAATTATCTAACGGAATCTGCTCCCTGAATGCAGGCAGTGACAGATTAGCTTTAAGTTGTATCATGGATATAGATGATAAAGGTACGGTAATCGGACATGAAATTGCAGAAACAGTTATTTGTGTAGACAGGCGAATGACTTATACAAGTGTTAAGAAGATACTGGAAGAGGAAGATGAAGCGGAAATAGAAAAATATGAGGATTTTGTTCCGATGTTTCGATTGATGGAAGAACTGGCAGAAATCCTTAGGGAAAAGAGGAGTAAAAGAGGTTCAATTGACTTTGATTTTCCGGAAAGTAAGATTGTATTAGATAAAGATGGGCGTCCAATTGATATTAAGCCTTATGACAGAAATAAAGCAACGAAGATAATAGAAGATTTCATGTTAATAGCGAATGAAACTGTTGCAGAGGATTATTTCTGGCAGGAGATTCCATTCGTATATCGTGTGCATGAAAATCCCGATTCCGACAGAATCAAGGAATTAGGTATCTTTATCAATAACTTTGGTTACAGTATACGAATTAACCAGGAGGATATCCATCCGAAAGAATTACAGAAGCTCTTACGTAAAATCGAAGGCACAAGTGAAGAAGCATTAATAAGCAGGCTTACCCTGCGTTCTATGAAACGTGCCAAATATTCTTCTGAGAGTGATGGACATTTTGGACTGGCAGCAAAGTATTACTGCCACTTTACCTCTCCAATAAGAAGATATCCGGATTTGCAGATACACCGAATCATTAAGGAGAACTTAAGAGGGAAGCTGAGTGATACACGCTACAACCACTATGATAAGATACTTCCCGATGTAGCCAGACAGGCTAGTATCACGGAACGCAGAGCAGATGATGCGGAACGGGATGTTCTAAAACTTAAAAAGGTAGAGTATATGAGTGACCATATCGGTGAAGAATTTGAAGGTGTTATATCCGGTATTACAAACTGGGGTATGTATGTAGAATTACCGAATACCGTCGAAGGACTTGTTAGAGTATCAGATATGGAGGATGATTTCTATGTTTACGACGAGGAAAAATACTCTATGACGGGGGAGCATACTAGAAAGAGCTATAAACTTGGTCAAAAAGTTCGGGTTGAAGTTGTAGATACCGATAAATGGCAGAAAGTGATAGACTTTAGATTAATAGAAGAACTGTAA
- the secG gene encoding preprotein translocase subunit SecG — protein sequence MEVLKIIVTIIFVLACLALSVCVLAQEGKSAGLSGSISGLADTYWGKNRSRSKEGGLLKATIALSVIFFVFSIVLNVI from the coding sequence ATGGAAGTATTAAAAATAATCGTAACTATTATATTTGTGCTCGCGTGCCTTGCATTATCCGTATGTGTATTAGCACAGGAAGGTAAATCTGCCGGTCTTTCCGGTTCTATCAGTGGTTTAGCAGATACTTATTGGGGCAAGAACAGAAGTAGATCCAAGGAAGGTGGTTTATTAAAAGCAACCATCGCTCTTAGTGTTATTTTCTTCGTTTTCTCCATCGTTTTAAATGTTATATAA
- the gpmI gene encoding 2,3-bisphosphoglycerate-independent phosphoglycerate mutase, which yields MSKKPTVLMILDGYGLNDKTEGNAIKLAKRPVMDKIMAEYPWEKGYASGLAVGLPDGQMGNSEVGHLNMGAGRIIYQELTRITKEIQDGDFFQNEALKQAMENCKVNNSDLHLFGLLSDGGVHSHITHVYGLLEMAKREGIQNVYVHAFLDGRDTPPTSGKGYVIALEEKMQELGVGKVASVMGRYYAMDRDNRWDRVEKAYRALANGEGVEAVSAPEAIQASYDKEVNDEFVVPAVVTENGKPVAVIKEKDSVIFFNFRPDRAREITRAFCDDEFTGFVRAKGRMDLTYVCFTDYDVTIGHKLVAFHKVGINHTFGEFLAENNLKQLRIAETEKYAHVTFFFNGGVEVPNEGEERILVSSPKVATYDLQPEMSAYTVAEKLVEAIESLKYDVIIVNFANPDMVGHTGIVEAAVKAVEAIDDCVGKVYDALIKVNGQMFICADHGNVEQLIDYETGEPFTAHTTNPVPFILVNYDKEYGLKEGGCLADIAPTLIEMMGMTKPVEMTGKSLLIKK from the coding sequence ATGAGTAAAAAACCTACAGTATTAATGATATTAGATGGTTATGGATTAAATGATAAGACAGAGGGCAATGCAATTAAATTAGCAAAAAGGCCTGTAATGGATAAAATAATGGCGGAGTATCCTTGGGAAAAAGGATATGCCAGCGGTCTGGCAGTAGGACTTCCGGATGGTCAGATGGGTAATTCCGAAGTTGGTCATCTGAATATGGGTGCCGGAAGAATTATTTATCAGGAGTTAACAAGAATTACAAAAGAAATCCAGGATGGAGATTTCTTTCAGAATGAAGCATTAAAGCAGGCAATGGAAAACTGCAAAGTAAATAATTCGGATCTTCATTTATTCGGCCTTTTATCTGATGGCGGTGTACACAGCCATATCACACATGTCTATGGTTTACTGGAGATGGCTAAAAGAGAAGGCATTCAGAATGTTTATGTGCATGCTTTCTTAGATGGAAGAGATACTCCTCCGACTTCCGGTAAAGGTTATGTTATTGCTCTGGAAGAGAAAATGCAAGAACTTGGAGTTGGTAAGGTTGCTTCTGTTATGGGACGTTACTACGCTATGGACCGTGACAATCGTTGGGATAGAGTAGAAAAAGCTTACCGTGCTTTAGCTAATGGTGAAGGAGTAGAGGCAGTAAGCGCCCCGGAAGCTATTCAGGCTTCTTATGATAAAGAAGTAAATGATGAATTTGTAGTACCTGCAGTAGTGACAGAGAATGGTAAACCGGTTGCTGTAATAAAAGAAAAAGATTCCGTAATTTTCTTTAACTTCAGACCTGACCGTGCAAGGGAAATAACCAGAGCATTCTGTGATGATGAATTTACAGGCTTTGTAAGAGCTAAGGGCAGAATGGATTTAACGTATGTATGCTTTACCGATTATGATGTTACCATTGGACATAAATTAGTTGCTTTCCATAAAGTTGGAATTAATCATACCTTTGGAGAATTTCTTGCTGAGAATAATTTAAAACAGCTTAGAATTGCAGAGACTGAAAAATATGCCCATGTAACCTTCTTCTTTAATGGTGGTGTGGAAGTGCCGAACGAAGGTGAAGAGAGAATTCTCGTTAGTTCTCCTAAAGTTGCAACTTATGATTTACAGCCTGAAATGAGCGCTTACACAGTAGCTGAAAAATTAGTTGAAGCAATTGAATCCTTAAAATATGATGTTATTATCGTTAACTTTGCAAATCCTGATATGGTTGGTCACACCGGTATTGTTGAAGCGGCTGTGAAAGCGGTAGAAGCAATTGATGATTGTGTGGGCAAGGTATATGATGCTCTGATTAAAGTTAACGGCCAGATGTTTATCTGTGCAGACCATGGAAATGTAGAACAATTAATCGATTATGAGACAGGTGAACCTTTTACAGCTCATACCACCAATCCTGTTCCTTTTATTCTTGTAAATTATGATAAGGAATACGGTTTAAAAGAAGGCGGATGCCTGGCTGATATCGCACCGACCCTTATAGAGATGATGGGTATGACAAAACCTGTTGAAATGACCGGAAAATCACTGTTAATCAAAAAATAA
- the tpiA gene encoding triose-phosphate isomerase, whose product MRKKIIAGNWKMNKTPSETVTLINQLKPLVATEEADVIFCVPAISLTTAVEAAKGSNIQIGAENMHFEENGAYTGEIAPGMLDDIGVRYVIIGHSERREYFAETDVTVNKKVLKAFEHGITPIVCCGESLTQREQGVTIDFIRQQIKIAFLNVTPDQAKTAVIAYEPIWAIGTGKVATSAQAQEVCKAIRDCIAEIYDTDTAAAIRIQYGGSVTADSAAELFSQPDIDGGLVGGASLKPDFGKIVNYK is encoded by the coding sequence ATGCGCAAAAAAATTATTGCTGGCAACTGGAAGATGAATAAGACTCCCAGTGAGACCGTAACACTTATCAATCAGTTAAAACCCCTTGTAGCTACAGAGGAAGCAGATGTTATATTCTGTGTTCCTGCCATTTCCTTAACAACAGCTGTTGAAGCAGCAAAAGGTTCCAATATTCAAATCGGTGCTGAAAATATGCATTTTGAAGAAAACGGAGCTTATACAGGTGAAATCGCTCCGGGAATGCTTGATGATATCGGTGTTCGTTATGTTATAATCGGACATTCCGAAAGAAGAGAATATTTTGCTGAAACAGATGTAACTGTAAATAAGAAAGTATTAAAGGCATTTGAACACGGTATTACTCCAATTGTTTGCTGCGGAGAATCTCTTACACAGAGAGAGCAGGGCGTAACCATTGATTTTATCCGTCAGCAGATTAAGATAGCATTCTTAAATGTAACTCCGGATCAGGCAAAGACAGCAGTTATCGCTTACGAGCCTATCTGGGCTATCGGAACCGGTAAGGTTGCAACCTCCGCACAGGCACAGGAAGTTTGCAAAGCTATTCGTGATTGTATTGCAGAAATTTATGATACCGATACAGCAGCAGCTATCAGAATACAGTACGGCGGCAGTGTAACAGCAGATTCTGCAGCTGAGTTATTCTCTCAGCCGGATATTGATGGCGGCCTTGTTGGCGGAGCCAGCTTAAAACCGGATTTTGGTAAAATTGTTAACTATAAATAA
- a CDS encoding phosphoglycerate kinase: MLNKKSVDDINVKGKRVLVRCDFNVPLQEGKITDENRLVAALPTIKKLINDGGKVILCSHLGKPKGEPKPELSLAPVAARLTELLGQPVTFAADATVVGENAKKAVAEMKDGDVVLLENTRYRAEETKNVDAFSEDLASICDVFVNDAFGTAHRAHCSNVGITKYVDTAVVGYLMQKEIDFLGNAVNNPERPFVAILGGSKVSSKISVINNLLDKVDTLIIGGGMAYTFMKAMGEEIGSSMLEADYLDYAKEMIEKAAAKGVKLLIPVDTVEAKEFNNDAEFKTVTSEEGIDEGWLGLDIGEKTCKLYEDALKDAKTVVWNGPMGVFEMSNFAKGTIAVAKALADLDAVTIIGGGDSAAAVNILGFGDKMTHISTGGGASLEFLEGKELPGVAAANDK, translated from the coding sequence ATGCTTAATAAGAAATCTGTTGATGATATCAATGTAAAAGGAAAAAGAGTCCTTGTTCGCTGTGATTTTAATGTACCCTTACAGGAAGGCAAAATTACTGATGAAAACCGTCTGGTAGCAGCTCTTCCTACAATCAAGAAATTGATTAATGATGGCGGAAAGGTTATCCTTTGCTCTCATCTTGGAAAACCCAAGGGTGAGCCCAAGCCTGAATTATCATTAGCTCCTGTGGCAGCAAGACTTACAGAACTGTTAGGACAGCCTGTAACTTTTGCAGCAGATGCTACAGTAGTTGGCGAGAATGCAAAGAAGGCAGTAGCTGAAATGAAGGACGGAGATGTTGTTCTTCTTGAAAATACCCGTTACAGAGCAGAAGAGACAAAGAATGTAGATGCATTCAGCGAAGACCTTGCTTCCATCTGTGATGTATTCGTGAATGATGCATTCGGTACAGCACATAGAGCTCACTGCTCTAATGTAGGTATCACAAAATATGTTGATACAGCAGTTGTAGGATATTTAATGCAGAAGGAAATTGATTTCCTTGGTAATGCCGTAAATAACCCTGAGAGACCTTTCGTAGCAATCCTTGGCGGTTCCAAGGTTTCCAGTAAGATTTCTGTAATCAATAACCTGCTTGATAAAGTTGATACTCTTATCATTGGTGGAGGTATGGCATATACATTCATGAAAGCAATGGGTGAGGAAATCGGCAGCTCCATGTTAGAGGCAGATTACCTTGACTATGCAAAAGAAATGATTGAGAAAGCAGCAGCTAAAGGTGTTAAACTTTTAATTCCTGTTGATACAGTAGAAGCAAAAGAATTCAATAATGACGCAGAATTTAAGACTGTAACCAGTGAAGAAGGAATTGATGAAGGCTGGCTTGGACTTGATATCGGAGAAAAGACCTGCAAGCTCTATGAAGACGCATTAAAAGATGCTAAGACAGTTGTTTGGAATGGACCTATGGGCGTATTTGAAATGTCAAACTTCGCAAAAGGTACTATTGCAGTTGCTAAAGCTCTTGCTGATCTTGATGCTGTTACAATCATCGGTGGTGGTGATTCTGCAGCAGCTGTAAATATCTTAGGCTTTGGAGATAAGATGACACATATCTCTACAGGCGGCGGTGCTTCTCTTGAATTCCTGGAAGGAAAAGAACTTCCCGGTGTAGCAGCAGCTAACGATAAATAA
- the gap gene encoding type I glyceraldehyde-3-phosphate dehydrogenase codes for MAVKVAINGFGRIGRLAFRQMFGAEGYEVVAINDLTNPKMLAHLLKYDTAQGRYALADKVEAKESSIVVDGKEIKIYAEKNAADLPWGEIGVDVVLECTGFYVSKAKSQAHIDAGAKKVVISAPAGDDLPTVVFGVNEKTLTAADTIISAASCTTNCLAPMAKTLNDLSEIEKGFMTTIHSYTGDQMTLDGPHPKGDLRRARAAAENIVPNSTGAAKAIGLVIPELAGKLDGAAQRVPTPTGSITELVAVCKTKVSKDDVNAAMKAAANASFGYTTEELVSSDIIGISEGSLFDATQTKVTPLDGDKTLVKVVAWYDNENSYTSQMVRTIKYFAELA; via the coding sequence ATGGCAGTAAAAGTAGCAATTAATGGTTTTGGACGTATTGGACGTCTTGCATTCAGACAGATGTTTGGAGCAGAAGGATATGAAGTTGTAGCTATCAATGACTTAACAAATCCCAAGATGCTTGCACACTTATTAAAATATGATACAGCACAGGGAAGATACGCTTTAGCAGACAAAGTAGAAGCTAAAGAATCTTCAATCGTTGTTGACGGTAAAGAAATCAAAATCTATGCTGAGAAAAATGCAGCAGATCTTCCTTGGGGAGAAATCGGAGTAGATGTTGTACTTGAGTGTACAGGCTTCTATGTATCCAAAGCAAAATCTCAGGCACACATCGATGCAGGCGCTAAGAAGGTTGTAATCTCTGCTCCCGCAGGTGATGATCTTCCTACTGTTGTATTCGGCGTTAACGAAAAAACATTAACTGCAGCAGATACAATCATCTCCGCAGCTTCTTGTACAACAAACTGCTTAGCTCCTATGGCTAAGACATTAAATGACTTATCTGAAATCGAAAAAGGTTTCATGACAACAATTCACTCCTATACTGGTGACCAGATGACATTAGATGGTCCTCATCCTAAGGGAGATTTAAGAAGAGCTCGTGCAGCTGCTGAAAACATCGTTCCTAACTCAACTGGTGCTGCTAAAGCAATCGGTCTTGTTATTCCTGAGTTAGCAGGTAAATTAGATGGCGCAGCTCAGCGTGTACCTACCCCTACCGGTTCTATCACAGAATTAGTAGCTGTTTGCAAAACTAAAGTATCCAAAGATGATGTAAACGCAGCTATGAAAGCAGCAGCAAATGCTTCTTTCGGTTACACAACAGAAGAATTAGTATCTTCCGATATCATCGGTATTAGTGAAGGTTCTTTATTCGATGCAACTCAGACAAAGGTTACACCTCTTGATGGAGATAAGACTTTAGTTAAAGTTGTTGCTTGGTATGACAATGAAAATTCTTACACAAGCCAGATGGTAAGAACAATCAAATATTTTGCTGAATTAGCATAA
- a CDS encoding spore coat protein, with protein MQEQAMVTDALNSINAGLKSLGDMISQAEDQELRQTLQQMRNDAETCQHELYTIAKNKNYYPPSQKATPEEINSLRGIASQVSGQGAQSGMSGQ; from the coding sequence ATGCAGGAACAGGCAATGGTAACAGATGCATTGAATTCAATTAATGCAGGATTAAAAAGTCTTGGAGATATGATATCACAAGCAGAAGATCAGGAGCTTAGGCAAACACTTCAGCAGATGAGAAATGATGCAGAGACTTGCCAGCATGAATTATATACAATAGCAAAAAATAAAAATTATTATCCTCCCTCTCAGAAAGCAACACCGGAAGAAATTAACAGCTTAAGAGGAATTGCAAGCCAGGTTTCCGGCCAGGGTGCACAGAGTGGTATGTCCGGTCAGTAA
- the glgA gene encoding glycogen synthase GlgA, protein MKKILFVASECVPYLKTGGLADVVGALPKYINKDEFDVRVVLPNYKIIPEVLKEKMVYKLNFNMDLAWRNKYVGLFEIIEDGIHYYFIDNEFYFCGNTAYGNIYEDIEKFAYFSKAALSILPQIDFKPDIIHCHDWQTGLIPVYLKDIFSNNEFYLGIKSIMTIHNLKFQGVWDLKTVKDVTGLSDYYFTPDKLEAYGDANYLKGGITYADAVTTVSKTYAEEIKTSYYGEGLDGLMRARSNSLLGIVNGIDYEEYDPSKDPFIPFHYDSKNFRKEKSKNKRALQEELGLAVDPKKFMIGIVSRLTDQKGLDLIDCVIENICAEDTQLVIVGTGEGKYENLFRHYAWKYGDRVSANIYFSEEKAHKIYAACDAFLMPSLFEPCGLSQLISLRYGTVPIVRETGGLKDTVEPYDEFENTGTGFSFHNYNAHEMLSILNYAKNIYYNKKREWNKIVDRGMAKDYSWKTSALLYEELYQNMLS, encoded by the coding sequence ATGAAAAAAATACTATTTGTAGCTTCTGAATGTGTTCCATATTTAAAGACAGGCGGTCTGGCAGATGTAGTAGGTGCTCTTCCCAAATATATCAACAAAGACGAGTTTGATGTAAGGGTCGTGCTTCCAAATTATAAGATTATACCGGAAGTCTTAAAAGAAAAGATGGTCTATAAATTGAATTTTAATATGGATCTTGCCTGGAGGAACAAATATGTAGGACTGTTTGAAATTATTGAAGACGGTATACATTATTATTTTATTGATAACGAATTTTACTTCTGTGGAAATACGGCTTATGGAAATATATATGAAGACATTGAGAAGTTCGCATACTTTTCAAAAGCAGCACTTTCCATACTCCCCCAGATTGATTTTAAACCTGACATTATACATTGCCATGACTGGCAGACCGGTTTGATACCTGTATATCTTAAAGATATATTCTCAAATAATGAGTTTTATTTGGGCATTAAATCTATTATGACTATACATAACTTGAAATTTCAAGGTGTATGGGATTTAAAGACAGTAAAGGATGTGACAGGACTTTCGGATTATTATTTTACACCGGATAAGTTAGAAGCTTATGGTGATGCAAATTATCTTAAAGGCGGAATTACCTACGCTGATGCTGTTACAACAGTCAGTAAGACCTATGCGGAAGAAATTAAGACATCCTATTATGGGGAAGGTCTAGACGGACTTATGAGGGCAAGAAGCAATTCCTTGTTGGGAATTGTTAATGGTATAGATTATGAAGAATATGACCCATCTAAAGACCCTTTCATACCATTTCATTACGATTCCAAGAATTTTAGAAAAGAAAAATCGAAGAATAAAAGGGCCTTGCAGGAAGAATTAGGACTTGCTGTAGATCCTAAGAAATTTATGATCGGAATTGTATCAAGGCTGACCGATCAAAAGGGACTGGATTTGATTGATTGTGTTATAGAAAATATCTGTGCGGAAGACACACAGTTAGTTATCGTTGGAACAGGTGAAGGAAAGTATGAGAATTTATTCAGACATTATGCCTGGAAATACGGAGACAGAGTATCGGCTAATATTTATTTTTCAGAAGAAAAAGCTCATAAAATCTATGCCGCCTGTGATGCTTTTTTAATGCCGTCATTATTTGAACCCTGCGGATTAAGTCAGTTAATCAGCCTGCGTTATGGCACTGTACCGATTGTTAGGGAGACAGGCGGATTAAAGGATACTGTTGAACCCTACGATGAATTTGAAAACACCGGGACAGGTTTTAGTTTCCATAACTATAATGCCCATGAAATGCTTTCAATATTAAATTATGCAAAAAATATTTATTATAATAAAAAGCGGGAGTGGAATAAAATAGTCGACCGTGGAATGGCGAAGGATTATTCCTGGAAGACTTCCGCACTTTTGTATGAAGAATTATACCAGAATATGTTATCCTGA
- the spo0A gene encoding sporulation transcription factor Spo0A, whose protein sequence is MGKINVAIVDDNERIVKLLEEILKGDSDIEVVGTADNGIDALEVIRDKKPDVVLLDLIMPKLDGLGVMEKVRLDDSFKNIPAFIVITAIGQEGVTENAFELGASYYIMKPFDNNMVLTRIKQIRGDLHNTKVFENHRVSTYESKDDYKERNLESDVTNIIHEIGVPAHIKGYQYLRDAIMMSVNDSEMLNSITKLLYPSIAKRHKTTPSRVERAIRHAIEVAWSRGKMDTIDELFGYTVSNGKGKPTNSEFVALIADKIRLEYKLRA, encoded by the coding sequence GTGGGTAAGATCAATGTAGCAATTGTGGATGACAATGAAAGAATCGTAAAGCTTTTAGAAGAGATCTTGAAGGGAGACTCTGATATTGAAGTAGTTGGGACAGCTGATAATGGTATTGATGCACTGGAAGTAATAAGAGATAAGAAGCCGGATGTTGTTCTTCTGGACTTGATTATGCCTAAATTGGATGGTTTAGGTGTAATGGAGAAAGTAAGACTCGACGATAGTTTCAAAAATATTCCGGCATTCATCGTTATTACAGCAATCGGCCAGGAAGGCGTAACAGAAAATGCGTTTGAGCTTGGTGCGAGTTACTATATTATGAAGCCTTTTGATAATAACATGGTTTTAACCAGAATAAAGCAGATCAGAGGCGATTTACATAATACAAAAGTATTTGAGAATCACCGCGTCAGTACTTACGAAAGTAAGGATGACTATAAGGAAAGAAATCTGGAGTCGGATGTAACGAATATTATACATGAAATTGGGGTACCGGCTCATATTAAAGGATATCAGTATTTAAGGGATGCAATCATGATGTCAGTGAATGACAGTGAGATGTTGAACTCTATTACGAAATTGTTGTATCCTTCCATAGCGAAAAGGCATAAAACAACACCAAGCAGGGTGGAAAGAGCTATCAGACATGCTATAGAAGTAGCCTGGAGCAGAGGAAAGATGGATACAATAGATGAGCTGTTTGGCTACACGGTAAGCAACGGTAAGGGTAAACCGACAAATTCTGAATTTGTAGCGTTAATAGCTGATAAGATTAGATTAGAATATAAATTAAGAGCTTAG